GATTTTGGGCGGTGCTCTGCTTGGCATCTTTATCGAAGCGCCAGCCATTATCATTGGAGCGGCAGTCGCCGTCGGACTCAAGCAAATCATTGTCAATGACAAAGAATCCGACAAAAAAGAGTGATGGAAGAAATCCGGGCCATTCCACTGCTTAGTAAAGCAGAGTGCGAAGAGATCTGGGCAATAGTTAAAAGTTTGAGACCGCTCTGGACGGATAGAGGAGGAGGAGTCGCTCCCTTTTACACGCTCGGAGCGGCTTGCTATCTTGACCACCCGGAAAGAAAAAAATCTCCCTATCGGAATATCGAGGCTGCTATCAACCCTGTATTGAAGCTGCACTTTTCCTCCCTTCTGGACAAGGTTAAAACCGCCTTGGAGGAGACAACGAATAGCAAAGCCTCTTTCGACCACCTCCATGCCCTTCCGGGGTTTCATATCTTTCTTTACCATCCCCTGTTCGTAAAGCCTCAGGCCCACCTGCATTTCGATTTGCAGCAGCTCCAGGTAAAGTGGCCTTTCAAGGAGGTGGACAGAATTCATCCGTTAAGTTTCACCCTCCCCATTACACTACCTCGTTGCGGATCTGGTTTGAACTACTGGGATATCCACTGGCTTGAAAACAAAAATCGGGCCGATACGGAGATAGAAGCCCTCGCTGAGAGGACACCGATGCACTTTTTACCTTACAGTGTCGGAACGATGGTCGTGCACAGCGGACAGTTTCTCCATCAGATTGCCCCGTGCCCGGGAATGACAGAGGAAGACACCAGAGTCACACTTCAGGGACACGCCCTTTATTGCGATGGTGTCTGGCGCCTGTACTGGTAAGAGACTGTACTAAAAAAATCATACAACTTCAGGTTTAAGACTGTCTCAACAGGGGATGCTGCTTGCCTTCCTCTTTATTTATTGCGCCAGAAAGCGGGCACCAAAATCGCCAAAATCGCTAAAAATTCAAGACGGCCCAAGATCATTAGAAATGATGCCAAACCGATAGCCCTATCGGAAAGGGGTGCAAACGACTCGGCAGGTCCGACGATCCTAAAGCCGATCCCGGCATTATTGATCGTTGCTGTCACAATCCCAAGCGCACTCTCCGGGTCAATGCCGTCAAGCACAAGTAGGTAAGTGGAAAGGGCCGTGAAAGCAATGACTATCAGAAAGAAGCAAAGGACCCTGATCACCGCTTCCCACTCGATTTCGCTATTGCCGATGCGGAAACGACGTACCGTTTCCGGCCGAAACAGCGATTCTACTTTGAACTGAGCTACACGGAACAAGATATAGAGGCGCATCGTCTTGATTCCCCCTGCGGTAGATCCTCCCATTCCCCCTAAGAACATGGCAACAAGAATCACGACCTGCGCTGGATACGGCCACAAATCGAAATTGGCTGTTGAAAATCCTGTCGATGACTGTGCTGAGACGACATGAAAGGTCGCCACCCGAACAGCGTCGGTTAAAGACAGAGATTCGCCTGTCCTGCCATCGAGCAAGAAGTTGGGAGTCCCTACAATTTCGACAGAGCAAAGTGCGGACTGAACAAAGATCAACCCCAAAAAAAGAAAAAGCTCCCGGTCATAAAGCTTAAAGAATTTGCCGGTCAGGAGGTAAAAATAGAGTGTGAAGTTAATGCTTCCTAGAAGCATGAAGATAATGCAAACCCAGTCGGTGGCCGGATTGTCATAGAACCCTATACTGGTGTTCTTGATACAGAATCCCCCGGTTGAAACATTGGCGAATGTAATCATGAGGGAATCAAAAAAGGGCATTTCGTCATTGGTCAGCATTAAAAAGAATACTTGAAGCAACGATATGACAAGATAAATCTTCCATAAATTCATTGCCGTCTCCTTGATTCTCGGAGTGATCCCCTCCTTGACAGGACCTGTCACTTCCTGATAAAAAAGCTGCCGGCCGCCCACTCCAAGAGCAGGCAGAACGGCAACAAACAATACGACGATGCCTCCGCCTCCGATCCACTGAGTCAAGGAACGCCAAAAAAGGAGCGTCACTCCCAGCGCCTCAATACCTTCAAACAAAACCTTGCCCGTTGCCTTATCGATGACGGGAGCGACAGTGCCATAAAAGACATATTCGATGTCCTGCGCCCCTTCCACAATTTTTCTGTAGGGAATTTCAGCACCCGTCTCGTCATATTTTTTAGGATAGAGAACCGTCCCGCCCGTTGTGGTGAAACCCGATGTCGCCTCAAAGTAGGCCTGAAAAGGATTGGAAAGGGTCCCGCTGAAAAGGAAGGGTAGCGAGCCGAAAAAGGGAATCAGAAACCAGATAGAGACAACAACGAGCAGAGCCTCCCTTCGGTACATGATCCCATCGGTTTTGCGGCCTAAGAGATAGAGTCCTCCGCCAAACGCCGCTGTGACAAGCCAAGTGATTAAGAAGGCAACGGTTGAATGAGGCTGCGGATGCCCCTCTGCTGCGGCGCCAAACTCGTAGTAGGCTGCCATCACGAGCGGCAGAGTGAAAACCAGGCTGAAGCCTAAGAAAAAAAGTCCTAAGATTTTCGAAATATCACGCCAAAGCATCCGCCACCTAGTTTAAAATATGCCTTGCATTTCGGGCACATGCTTAGGACTTGTGATCACGATAACAGAGTCTCCCGCGGATATAATCCGGCTGCCGTTGGCTATCATCGTCCTGCCCCTGTTCTGTATCATCGCAATCAGAAAATCCGATGGAAAAAGCGGCCCTAGCTCGGAAAGGGGCACTCCGATGACGGGAGAGTCATTGCGCACATTGATCTCGATGATCTCAGCCTGATTATCGTAGAGGGATACCAGCGAGCGCACCGTCCCGGAAAATACACGGGATAAGACTTGGCTCGCGGCGGAAACAATCGGTGAGACCGTATGGTTAATTCCCAGCTGACTGGCTATCGACCGATACCCGCTGTTTGTGAGCAGGGAGACTACCCTTTCCTGACCAAGCTCCTTAACCATCAGCGAAGCCATCATATTGACTTCATCAACGCCGGTGGCTGCCACGAAAAGATCCTTGCTCGCCACTTTCTCCGACTTAAGGAAATTGACATCCGTTCCATCATGATTGATGATCGTCGATTGCGGCAGGACCTCGGCGAGACGGGCACATCTTTCAAAATCTTTTTCGATGATCGTGGTTTCAATGTTTTGCATCTCCAAGAGCTTGGCCAGGTTGAAAGCCGTCAGCGATCCGCCGACGATGAAAGCGGATTTCATCGGTTTGGAAGGAATACCAAAAAAGTGGTGAATCTCCTGAATCGCCTTAAGTTCGCCGATAAAAGTGACTTCGTCGCGCGGTAAGATTCGATCATTTCCGTGTGGGAAAATCACTTTTTTTTTTCCGAGGGAAATCCCTGCGCGTCTCTCATCTGTTTCTCTTTGAATCAGGCCGATAATAATCCCTTCCGGCAGCCGCAGTTCGGCAATCGGTTTGTCTCCCCTTCGCCACTTATCCGGGACAATAATCGTCCTGAGCTGAACTGCTCCGTGGGCAAAATTTTCAACAAAAACCGAGCTTGGGCTCAGCATATATTTCACGATATCATGGGCGACTAAAAGCTCAGGGCCTATGAAGTCATCGACGTCAAAGATCCTTCCGAAGTCAAGGCGTGACCTGTTCAACAGCTTGCTGTCCCGGATACGGGCCATAGTTTTTGGATATCCAAGCTGCTTGGCCATGGAACATGTGACCAGATTCAACTCGTCGTTATCCGTGGCGGCAATGATCAGATCGGGGGATAATTCAAAAAGCGAGTCCAGAAGCTGCCAGTCAGAACCTGAGCCCACGCGGCTCGATACATCGAGGTATTCCGCTGCCGCCTGCAGGCGGAGAGGTTCTTTATCGACAAGAACGACATCATGCTCTTCTTCCGATAAAAGTTTTGCGATGTAGGAGCCAAATGTACCTGCCCCAACGACGATAATCTTCATAAAACCGACTAAAACCCTGCAACGCTCTCCGATGTCTCTGTTATAGTGGGTTCCTCATCTTAAGGCAAGATAGAGAATCTGCAAGGAGCAGGCATAGGCTACTCTTCGGCAAATTTTTTATTTCAAATCCAAAAAGGGTGTGCTATGAGAACAGCAACAAGATTATTGATCCCCCTATTCCCATCAGTGCCAACTAAGGAGGAGAAATAAACATAAGGCAGCGCATTCAAAAAAATATTGAACGGTCTCTAAGACTCAAAATATCTCAATTTCTTTCGCAAAGCATAACTTCCCGAGACTCTAGGAGGACCGTCCACAAGCTGACATCGTACGATTTGAGTTTTGGACAGTCTCTAAAGAGGGCAAGTCACCTCATATTTCTGATATCAGATGACTTGCAATCGTTAAATCGTGAGAGACCCTTATCATTAAAAATAGATTTTGATGCACATTCGGTAAACAGCTGTAATTTATATCTTAATAATTCCTAGGCCGTTGCGAAAATATCCTCAATATTCGTATCCTTAGCTGCTTAATATTTAATAACATTAGAAGATTATTATGGTTCGTTCAGTATTATGGCTATCCCTCCTGCTTTTGCTCAGCCAGACAGGATGGGCGGATGATGCGCCAGCATCTGTATCTCAAGAGTGCGTCACCCCTCCGGGATTTATATCCGGACAGGTCGACTGCATCACGGGGACTTACCACGAAGAGTTCGAAGACCTGCATATGCCGGGTTCCTACCCTTTGTCCATCAAACGCAAGTTTACAGACCTCGGCACCGGAAGGCGCTACGAAAATCCCAACTGGAGATTCAATCATGAAGGTTTTTTCACGGCGCAAGAGGATGAAAGTTCAAAATCGGCCAGCTTTGCCAAGACTGTCTATGAATTTGATCAAAACAACCTCCTCAGCTCAATACGTCTGCTGAGCCCCGATGAAACCCTTTGCGTCCATGAGCTTACGCTTGACCGCTCATCTCGTGGAGAACTTGTCCTCAAAGCCGAAGACGGCAGGCAAGTCCTCTATCGCTACTCCGTCAATGACCCTTCAAGAACCACAGACAATATCCTGATTGACGAGGTTATCCTTCCCGACGGACGTTCTCTAAAGTACGACTACCGCAAGCACCCTCTCGAAAGGAAATATCTCATCTCCAAAATCCTGATGCCGGGAGGGGGGTTCATTGAAACGGACTATTACGACAACAAATACAACAACGTTGGAGGGGAACTTGTCACCATCGAAAACCCTCTCTCCGACTTCCGCATAGGAAAGGTCAAACAGCAAAAAGCTCCTATCGGCCCAGGAGGCGCTTCTCAAATTTTCCAGACATTTTTTTATGAAACAGGGAAAACCATCGTCAAAGATGCTGCCGGTAATGAAAAAATTTACCTGTATAGCCCGAATGGGCTCCCCCTCGCGCTAGAGTGGTGGGAAAGAGGAAAGGAAGGCAAAAAACTGGTCAAAAAGATGGTGCTATACTGGACACCCTCTGAAACTTACCCTCCCAAGCTGAAAAGCTATACGCTCGAAAACGACAGGGGAGAGGTGCAGTTTTGTAAGACATTAAAATACGATCCATTCGGAAACGTTATCCAGGAGACATACTTCGGCAATTTAACGGGTCTCTTTCCCGATGCGCTGACAATAAGCGCCGAAGGAGAACCCTTGGGAACAGACCTTGAGAAGTGCCAAATCACTTACCGTTACACCATCCCTGATGAGAACAATCCCTCCAGACTGGCTGAAAAAATTGACGAAAGAGGCCTCATCACGAGGTATTTTTATCAGGATAATTCAGACAAAATATCACAGCTCATTTTATGCAATAAAGAGCGCAACTTCATTCGCCAATTTTTTCAGTATGATGAAAACGGACTCCTGATCGAGGCTGTAACAGATGACGGTCAAAGCGATGAGAAAGAGGATGTTTCTCAAATTTCCGAGCGAAAAATAACCCGATTCAAAAGAAACAGAGGAAAGGAAGCCTTTGGAGCAATCGTCGAGTCTCTCGAGACCGCATTGGACGTAGGCTGCGGGAGCGAGGTTTTTGTGAAGAAAACTCTCTTTTCCTATGACCACTTCGGTAATCTTGCACGCCAGGAAGTAGTGGATGAGGAAGGAAAGCTGCTGGTTGTGAAAGAGTGGGAATATGATCTCTTGGGTCGCCTGCTCCGCTCCTTCGACTCTAGCTACGGGGACAAAATATACGCTTACAACGATGCGGGGAAAGTAGAAGAGGAGATTGATCTTCCGGCCGAGGGAGATCCAGTCAAAAAGACATTCGTCTACGATAAGGCGGGCCGGTTGATTAAAACGACTGAAGAGCGAGACAGCAAGATTCAGACAGAGTCTTATATCTACAACCCGCTAGGACAAAAAGTGGCTTCCGTTGATGAATATGGAAACGAAACATTTTATGAATACGATGGGATTGGAAACCTCAAAGCCATTTCTTATCCCCTAGTCGCCGCAGATGACGGAAGGCTCCTAAGACCACGCGAGGAATATGAATACGATCTCCTCGGAAACCGTATCAAAACTCGCGATCCCAATGGATACGAAACCCTCACTCAGTACAACATCAGAGGTAAGCCTCTAAAAATAACCTATCCCGATGGATCAAGCGAGGAAATGAGGTACACAAGGGAAGGGTGCCTGAAAGAGAAACGACAAAGAAACGGACTCAAGGTTCTCTATGAATATGATCAGCTAGCCCGAGTCGTCAAAAAGGAGCTTATCTCAGAAGGCGGGGCAACGCTAAGCGAAAGCGCCTACCGCTATTCATCGTTTCATTTAGTCGCAGGGGATGAAAAGGGATCAGAAAGCCACTACACCTACGACCCCCAGGGCCATCTGCAATCGGTTCTCATCTCAGGTCCTAAGGGATCAAAGAAGATAGAATATGAATACGACAGCCATGGAAGAGTCATGGTTAAAAAAGAGTGGGCTGACAATTCCTTCCAGATGGCAACCTACACAGAAAGGGATGAGAGGGGTGAAATCACTTGTGAACGAATCGAGGACTTCACCGGACGGATCTTGAAAAATGATCATTTTAAAATCCCCCACCTAAACGATCCCAAAGAGGCCGCGTCCATCACAGAACAGATCATCCAGACTCAGGGGTGCCGGCAAATATCAAAAATATGTGTAGACAAGAGCGGCAACCTCACAGAAATGGTGCTTGATGCCTTAAGACGGCCAATCAGCAAAACAACAAAAAACAGCTTTGGGGAAACAATCGAAAGAATCGAGTATGCCTATGACCTCTCGGGCAATAAGACGCGCGAGACTCATGACGTACTCTTTCAGGGCACCAAAAGGGAAGAGTTTACCATTCTCTCTCGTTACGGGCCCATGAACAGGATAGAGGAAATCGAAGAGATTTCTGAAAATGGATTCGTCAGGAAGACGGAATATGTCTACAGCCAAAACGGTCGCCTGGAGACGATTTTAAAACCCGATGGGGAGTCTGTTTCAACCTTTTACAATGAATGGGGAAACCCGAGAAGGGTCAAATCATCAGACGGCACAATCGAC
This genomic stretch from Estrella lausannensis harbors:
- the trkA gene encoding Trk system potassium transporter TrkA, giving the protein MKIIVVGAGTFGSYIAKLLSEEEHDVVLVDKEPLRLQAAAEYLDVSSRVGSGSDWQLLDSLFELSPDLIIAATDNDELNLVTCSMAKQLGYPKTMARIRDSKLLNRSRLDFGRIFDVDDFIGPELLVAHDIVKYMLSPSSVFVENFAHGAVQLRTIIVPDKWRRGDKPIAELRLPEGIIIGLIQRETDERRAGISLGKKKVIFPHGNDRILPRDEVTFIGELKAIQEIHHFFGIPSKPMKSAFIVGGSLTAFNLAKLLEMQNIETTIIEKDFERCARLAEVLPQSTIINHDGTDVNFLKSEKVASKDLFVAATGVDEVNMMASLMVKELGQERVVSLLTNSGYRSIASQLGINHTVSPIVSAASQVLSRVFSGTVRSLVSLYDNQAEIIEINVRNDSPVIGVPLSELGPLFPSDFLIAMIQNRGRTMIANGSRIISAGDSVIVITSPKHVPEMQGIF
- a CDS encoding RHS repeat domain-containing protein, which produces MVRSVLWLSLLLLLSQTGWADDAPASVSQECVTPPGFISGQVDCITGTYHEEFEDLHMPGSYPLSIKRKFTDLGTGRRYENPNWRFNHEGFFTAQEDESSKSASFAKTVYEFDQNNLLSSIRLLSPDETLCVHELTLDRSSRGELVLKAEDGRQVLYRYSVNDPSRTTDNILIDEVILPDGRSLKYDYRKHPLERKYLISKILMPGGGFIETDYYDNKYNNVGGELVTIENPLSDFRIGKVKQQKAPIGPGGASQIFQTFFYETGKTIVKDAAGNEKIYLYSPNGLPLALEWWERGKEGKKLVKKMVLYWTPSETYPPKLKSYTLENDRGEVQFCKTLKYDPFGNVIQETYFGNLTGLFPDALTISAEGEPLGTDLEKCQITYRYTIPDENNPSRLAEKIDERGLITRYFYQDNSDKISQLILCNKERNFIRQFFQYDENGLLIEAVTDDGQSDEKEDVSQISERKITRFKRNRGKEAFGAIVESLETALDVGCGSEVFVKKTLFSYDHFGNLARQEVVDEEGKLLVVKEWEYDLLGRLLRSFDSSYGDKIYAYNDAGKVEEEIDLPAEGDPVKKTFVYDKAGRLIKTTEERDSKIQTESYIYNPLGQKVASVDEYGNETFYEYDGIGNLKAISYPLVAADDGRLLRPREEYEYDLLGNRIKTRDPNGYETLTQYNIRGKPLKITYPDGSSEEMRYTREGCLKEKRQRNGLKVLYEYDQLARVVKKELISEGGATLSESAYRYSSFHLVAGDEKGSESHYTYDPQGHLQSVLISGPKGSKKIEYEYDSHGRVMVKKEWADNSFQMATYTERDERGEITCERIEDFTGRILKNDHFKIPHLNDPKEAASITEQIIQTQGCRQISKICVDKSGNLTEMVLDALRRPISKTTKNSFGETIERIEYAYDLSGNKTRETHDVLFQGTKREEFTILSRYGPMNRIEEIEEISENGFVRKTEYVYSQNGRLETILKPDGESVSTFYNEWGNPRRVKSSDGTIDYAFEYDLQGNIIEAIDLVKGTATLREHDDEGLVIREVLGNGLSMQYAYDIKGRKTKITLPDLTEIAYEYDALSLKDVKRINRFGDVLYSHKYTSFDEKGRILCECLPADLGERRTEYDGNGNAASIDTPYFSDQFIGYSEEGGKPTKRRIKDAGGLTEIDYAYDVKGQLTLDTTWRRDEYAYDTLGNRVKESDGAYGYSGGNLLSFSGGKSFNYDANGNMVSRKDPDGSEYRFIYDALNRLTKVIKDDHPVAEYIYDPFHRRIAKLLTEEDGQRHTVKYLWEGSNEIGSVSDEGKISELRILGIGKGAEIGAALAIEIHGKPYLPLHDLTGSQRCLVSFKDKKVVEYYRYNAFGEENVFSENKEPLSPWRFAGKRQDNETGFIYFGRRLLDPSAGRWITLDPLGYQDGPNRYLYVKNSPVNNQDLHGLFVLGDFFTSVWEGLQYLFAFKNEIVERIQTEANYPRLVEAEMTTLMEATIGKGLLGLAGFYGEKGEEGVYGQGEAASNVRITLINGISNIRSYLSESMEHILRTHGGANIHYIFRPTEGWCWDLMKAFLTKMGLVSTYAERLASKWKSLIREMGGVEGGGLIIHYCHSLGGSDTAQAANLLTPEERKMIRVFSFGSATMIPATAGFESATNFVSLRDGVSLFDPLGIMYGIFNDNSNVVFVGTIFGPPLIDHMLGSETYSEILRMLGLMFMKTCGKGA
- a CDS encoding TrkH family potassium uptake protein, with amino-acid sequence MLWRDISKILGLFFLGFSLVFTLPLVMAAYYEFGAAAEGHPQPHSTVAFLITWLVTAAFGGGLYLLGRKTDGIMYRREALLVVVSIWFLIPFFGSLPFLFSGTLSNPFQAYFEATSGFTTTGGTVLYPKKYDETGAEIPYRKIVEGAQDIEYVFYGTVAPVIDKATGKVLFEGIEALGVTLLFWRSLTQWIGGGGIVVLFVAVLPALGVGGRQLFYQEVTGPVKEGITPRIKETAMNLWKIYLVISLLQVFFLMLTNDEMPFFDSLMITFANVSTGGFCIKNTSIGFYDNPATDWVCIIFMLLGSINFTLYFYLLTGKFFKLYDRELFLFLGLIFVQSALCSVEIVGTPNFLLDGRTGESLSLTDAVRVATFHVVSAQSSTGFSTANFDLWPYPAQVVILVAMFLGGMGGSTAGGIKTMRLYILFRVAQFKVESLFRPETVRRFRIGNSEIEWEAVIRVLCFFLIVIAFTALSTYLLVLDGIDPESALGIVTATINNAGIGFRIVGPAESFAPLSDRAIGLASFLMILGRLEFLAILAILVPAFWRNK